One Mercurialis annua linkage group LG3, ddMerAnnu1.2, whole genome shotgun sequence DNA window includes the following coding sequences:
- the LOC126674752 gene encoding putative B3 domain-containing protein At2g27410 translates to MDEFDRRRAIALERIGKLYGLLEKDEQHKNKRKRQGIDLTTEFVVVSFMKKSCRRSSRPQDLLDFDIPKRKRGDGKEILKNPEACLDPIVRNDGKEILKNPEACLDPIVRNLPSQENLQEEIEISEKLMIKIKNKKNKKIKKVKPKRVKFQEAGLYPPPEIPTELRKRIEEELSGTDLQLVIMKRIFKTDLNPHHDRLSIPEKQVMCDFLYDNEKQIVWKDNEQGFIPVSVIEPCGDIHSEIKFRRWKMTNTFIYTLYHKWNQIVSKTENALKIGAVVQVFSYRDSERKLCFAIVNVRKADDDHNDDAAADFESSAAGGDGASSSYSTVID, encoded by the coding sequence ATGGATGAATTTGACAGGAGACGGGCGATTGCGTTGGAAAGAATCGGAAAATTATACGGGCTTCTTGAAAAAGATGAACAGCATAAGAATAAAAGGAAAAGACAAGGAATTGATTTGACTACAGAGTTCGTTGTTGTCAGCTTCATGAAAAAAAGTTGTAGGAGAAGTTCCAGGCCTCAAGATTTGCTCGATTTCGATATACCGAAGAGAAAACGAGGCGATGGTAAAGAAATATTGAAGAATCCTGAAGCTTGTTTGGACCCAATTGTTCGGAACGATGGTAAAGAAATATTGAAGAATCCTGAAGCTTGTTTGGACCCAATTGTTCGGAATCTTCCGAGTCAAGAAAATTTGCAGGAGGAAATAGAAATTTCAGAGAAATTGATGATCAAGATCAAGaacaagaaaaacaagaaaataaaaaaggttaaaccaaAGAGAGTTAAATTTCAGGAAGCGGGTTTATATCCGCCGCCTGAAATTCCAACTGAATTGAGGAAACGGATCGAAGAGGAACTGTCAGGAACTGATTTGCAATTGGTGATAATGAAGCGGATTTTTAAAACGGACTTGAACCCGCACCATGATCGGTTATCAATTCCTGAGAAGCAAGTGATGTGTGATTTTCTCTACGATAATGAGAAGCAAATTGTATGGAAGGACAACGAGCAAGGGTTCATTCCGGTTTCTGTGATCGAACCGTGTGGTGATATTCATTCTGAAATCAAATTCCGGAGATGGAAGATGACCAATACTTTTATCTACACCTTGTATCATAAATGGAATCAGATTGTTTCGAAAACGGAGAATGCTCTGAAGATTGGAGCCGTAGTTCAGGTTTTTTCGTATAGAGATTCCGAACGAAAGCTTTGCTTTGCTATCGTTAATGTTCGTAAAGCTGACGATGATCATAATGATGATGCGGCTGCTGATTTTGAGTCCTCTGCTGCTGGTGGCGATGGTGCTAGTTCAAGCTATAGTACTGTCATTGATTGA
- the LOC126672161 gene encoding uncharacterized protein LOC126672161 translates to MTKRFCCIIFLISIPKCYYLYTKDFREPSIEDRSTKKARFKEDEVVEAPPAGMYFKDKVLQNDRERAYSLAGSLDEFEVTDEDVLVYTNKSMPSIRFSDRVQTELSKQWKATVIVKLLGRPISYRNLCNRLESMWNFTQGFDVIDLENNYFIVKFRSGNDIDAVLTDLESSVDCITDNIQSIQAWIRLPGMPIHYYNKKVLRYIGQMVGRVLKIDYCTEAAERGKFARIAVELDLSKPLVSQFCLDGKVQFVEYECLPRICFNCGRFGHTKDHCPDIIIANIPPTVSSGIRVEPENVMPAAEVAKPENPNFGPWMIVGKRGKPTTAYGKKNYRISGNDNRKENHNGSRFQVLEKESIEDPADFEESPTLVENGIENIVSPPILSINNKPNAHHAKKVTNAPNKSANLAVSKAHENPPHKPDLQPINRFVVKTKDTTLNSMQHSVVSVTYNTDNCLNASKPSSSYIVSHTPKIAKPPDIIHSNNVENQFRSFDQSYSSQDLAMDSTMIEASSVSKNDESPKVEVMEGIAHYPI, encoded by the exons ATGACAAAACGATTCTGTTGTATAATTTTCCTTATTTCAATCCCAAAATGCTATTATCTCTACACCAAGGATTTTCGCGAACCATCCATTGAGGACAGATCGACTAAAAAAGCTAGATTCAAGGAAGATGAAGTGGTGGAAGCTCCTCCAGCAGGAATGTATTTTAAGGACAAAGTTCTACAGAATGACAGAGAACGAGCATATTCTCTTGCGGGTAGCCTTGATGAATTTGAAGTCACCGATGAAGATGTTCTAGTTTACACGAATAAGAGCATGCCGTCTATTAGATTCTCTGATCGAGTCCAGACTGAACTCTCCAAACAATGGAAAGCCACGGTTATTGTCAAACTTCTTGGAAGACCTATAAGTTATCGGAATCTCTGCAATAGACTGGAATCAATGTGGAATTTCACCCAAGGGTTTGATGTTATTGATCTTGAGAACAATTACTTCATTGTCAAATTCAGGAGTGGCAACGATATTGATGCAGTACTAACAG ACTTGGAATCCTCAGTTGATTGTATTACTGATAATATTCAGTCAATTCAAGCTTGGATAAGACTCCCCGGCATGCCGATACACTATTACAATAAGAAAGTCCTGAGATATATTGGCCAGATGGTTGGCCGTGTTCTTAAAATTGATTACTGTACTGAAGCCGCTGAGAGGGGCAAGTTTGCGCGTATTGCGGTAGAACTTGATCTAAGCAAACCTCTGGTTTCTCAATTCTGTCTGGATGGAAAGGTCCAATTTGTCGAGTATGAATGCCTTCCTCGTATCTGCTTTAATTGCGGCAGGTTTGGGCATACTAAAGATCATTGCCCTGATATTATTATCGCTAATATTCCGCCTACAGTCAGCTCAGGTATTAGGGTGGAACCAGAAAATGTTATGCCGGCGGCGGAAGTTGCAAAGCCTGAAAACCCTAATTTTGGTCCGTGGATGATAGTAGGCAAAAGAGGAAAGCCAACAACAGCTTATGGTAAGAAGAATTACCGCATTTCTGGCAATGATAATAGGAAGGAAAATCACAATGGATCAAGATTTCAGGTCTTGGAAAAGGAGAGTATTGAGGATCCTGCTGATTTTGAGGAATCTCCGACTTTAGTGGAGAATGGTATTGAGAATATCGTTTCTCCCCCTATTCTTTCCATTAACAACAAACCTAATGCTCACCATGCAAAGAAAGTCACAAATGCCCCTAATAAGTCAGCCAACTTGGCGGTTAGTAAGGCCCATGAAAATCCCCCTCACAAACCGGATCTGCAGCCCATTAACCGCTTTGTTGTGAAAACAAAAGACACTACGTTGAACTCCATGCAACACTCAGTTGTTAGTGTGACTTATAATACTGACAACTGCTTAAATGCCTCCAAACCAAGTTCTTCTTATATTGTTTCCCACACCCCCAAGATAGCCAAACCACCTGATATTATTCATTCTAATAATGTTGAGAACCAGTTTAGGTCTTTCGATCAATCTTATTCGTCTCAAGACCTGGCTATGGATAGTACCATGATTGAGGCAAGTTCAGTTTCTAAGAATGATGAGTCTCCAAAAGTTGAAGTTATGGAGGGGATAGCTCATTATCCTATCTAA